The proteins below are encoded in one region of Cololabis saira isolate AMF1-May2022 chromosome 21, fColSai1.1, whole genome shotgun sequence:
- the LOC133422207 gene encoding zinc finger protein 239-like encodes MDQDQNQNQNQDRGQNQDQDQNQDQEMDRDQNQDQEMDRDQNQDRESSRTKADSSSAGLQKVLTTSPGLKVQKRITEEKPYSCEQCGLAFTKPSILKCHQRIHTGEKPYKCDQCGIAFTRKGDLRSHQRIHTGEKPYRCDQCGAAFTFSGHLWSHQRIHTGEKPHKCDQCGVAFTRQRDLRRHQRIHTGEKPYKCDQCGADFNTSGNLRSHQRVHSGFKPFRCDQCEATFKTSDNLRSHQRIHTR; translated from the exons atggaccaggatcagaaccagaaccagaaccaggaccggggtcagaaccaggaccaggatcagaaccaggaccaggagatggaccgggatcagaaccaggaccaggagatggaccgggatcagaaccaggaccgggagtccagcaggaccaaagcggactcttcctccgctggtctgcag AAAGTCCTCACCACTTCACCAGGTCTGAAGGTCCAAAAGAGGATTACTGAAGAGAAGCCGTACAGCTGTGAACAGTGTGGGTTAGCTTTTACCAAACCaagtattttaaagtgtcatcagcgtatccacactggagaaaagccgtacaaatgtgatcagtgtgggatAGCTTTTACCCGAAAAGGggatctaaggagtcatcagcgtattcacactggagagaagccttacagatgtgatcagtgtggggcagcttttaccttTTCAGGTCATCTatggagtcatcagcgtatccacactggagaaaagccacacaaatgtgatcagtgtggtgtggcttttacccgacaacgtgatctaaggcgtcatcagcgtattcacactggagaaaagccgtacaaatgtgatcagtgtggggcagatTTTAACACGTCAGgtaatctaaggagtcatcagcgtgtTCACAGTGGGTTTAAGcctttcagatgtgatcagtgtgaggcaACTTTTAAAACGTCGGataatctaaggagtcatcagcgtattcacactagATAA